In the Anastrepha obliqua isolate idAnaObli1 chromosome 1, idAnaObli1_1.0, whole genome shotgun sequence genome, one interval contains:
- the LOC129235941 gene encoding protein atonal, with the protein MSSSEIYRYYYKTSEDLQAFKTSANEPYFNPMAAYNPPPLVGNNNSHQHQQQQFNCAPTNNFLSTNGFITFEQASSDGWITSSPASHRSESPEYVDLNTIYANGGTHNGAHSLHATVTQFGLHLESPSVPTSTQLTGLTTTPSAAIAKTSASKGTGSNNSGTTKAKRSYTRRTPKTTTAASAELPPITSDAIVSIATNAAAAISANPHIITNNAYTHDFQSFDFDHAAALFDGDSVDDEDVDDHMLLFGADDDFEAADGSFELVDQPGVMQSEGVTGAIAQPAGVKKRRGKQISPVIKRKRRLAANARERRRMQNLNEAFDRLRQYLPCLGNDRQLSKHETLQMAQTYIAALGDLLR; encoded by the coding sequence ATGTCGTCCAGTGAGATATATCGTTACTATTACAAAACTTCTGAGGATTTGCAGGCATTCAAAACGAGTGCGAATGAGCCGTACTTCAATCCAATGGCCGCCTATAATCCACCGCCACTGGTTGGCAATAATAATAGTCACcagcaccagcaacaacaattcAATTGTGCACCCACCAACAATTTTCTATCGACCAACGGCTTCATCACCTTCGAGCAAGCATCTTCCGATGGCTGGATTACCTCCTCGCCAGCTAGTCATCGCTCTGAAAGTCCCGAGTATGTGGATCTCAACACCATCTATGCGAATGGTGGTACACACAATGGCGCTCACTCGCTGCACGCAACTGTAACGCAATTCGGTTTGCATTTGGAGTCTCCGTCAGTGCCAACAAGTACGCAGCTAACGGGATTAACAACAACGCCCTCAGCCGCAATCGCCAAAACGAGTGCCTCCAAGGGTACcggcagcaacaacagcggAACAACGAAAGCAAAACGTTCTTATACACGCCGCACACCAAAAACAACCACAGCTGCATCAGCGGAGCTGCCACCAATCACCAGCGATGCCATCGTTTCTATAGCCACCAATGCCGCGGCTGCGATCAGCGCGAACCCTCATATAATCACCAACAATGCCTACACGCATGATTTCCAAAGCTTTGATTTTGATCACGCCGCCGCATTATTTGATGGTGACAGTGTCGATGACGAAGACGTCGACGATCATATGTTGCTCTTCGGCGCCGACGATGACTTCGAAGCCGCTGACGGTTCTTTCGAGCTTGTCGATCAACCGGGCGTAATGCAGTCAGAAGGAGTGACTGGTGCCATCGCACAACCCGCCGGCGTTAAGAAACGTCGCGGCAAACAAATCTCGCCGGTCATCAAGCGTAAGCGTCGTTTAGCGGCAAATGCGCGAGAACGTCGACGCATGCAGAATCTAAATGAGGCCTTCGATCGGTTGCGTCAATATCTGCCGTGCCTGGGCAATGATCGGCAGCTTTCCAAGCATGAGACGCTACAGATGGCGCAAACATACATAGCGGCGCTGGGCGATTTGCTGCGCTAA
- the LOC129235513 gene encoding uncharacterized protein LOC129235513: MLANEESPISSKTITVWTEGETRLLLDKYASYLPDIGPFKQLKTKKDMWMKIGAEFDGKSWKQCEERYKTIMKRKKVAVENNSTSGAKRQKLQFEEELEKICKIDDSIEPAVKISSQCMIKKEVAAKEKQRKRKTLQETMLEIAARKEEAREKRHKERMEKAARIESLLEKCISENKPA, from the exons atgctAGCTAATGAAGAAAGTCCTATTAGCAGCAAAACAATTACAG TATGGACGGAAGGCGAAACGAGACTTCTGCTGGATAAATACGCCTCCTATTTGCCGGACATTGGTCCCTTCAAGCAATTAAAGACAAAAAAGGACATGTGGATGAAAATTGGCGCAGAGTTCGATGGGAAAAGTTGGAAGCAGTGTGAAGAAAGGTATAAGACCATCATGAAACGTAAAAAAGTGGCGGTGGAAAATAACAGCACCTCAGGTGCAAAACGCCAAAAGCTACAGTTTGAAGAAGAGCtcgaaaaaatatgcaaaatagatGATTCCATTGAGCCGGCAGTAAAAATAAGTAGCCAATGTATGATAAAAAAAGAGGTCGcagcaaaagaaaagcaaagaaagagGAAAACGCTGCAAGAAACTATGCTAGAAATTGCTGCTAGGAAGGAGGAAGCCAGAGAAAAGCGACACAAGGAAAGAATGGAGAAAGCTGCAAGAATCGAAAGCCTTTTGGAAAAGTGCATCAGTGAAAACAAACCAGCTTGA